The Theobroma cacao cultivar B97-61/B2 chromosome 2, Criollo_cocoa_genome_V2, whole genome shotgun sequence genome includes the window CATTACTtacaagccactcatggccatccaactTTTGCCCTCTTATAGTAAGTcaaactaatatattctcttatgcttttccataCGCTTCCTTAATAAAGTTCCAGTCTTTCATacgaatataacatcattcttccttaaccaattgacaaattgtacttgaaattgcaagacttaaaactagattctcctcaactacttttcaatattaatactaatatcacttTCAGCTtatagcttcctttttataatcacgtaacttagtgcttgcttttacAAGATCCACggcagaacttctcttgagtatttccttagggatatctatcttaaacttatgtctcacaacatgtgatcacttaacccaTAACTTAGCCATTTATGTGGCATTCTCTTAGGGGCCCACCCATGTGGCCTCCCCATTCGAGGCCCACTCCAAGGTATTATTATATCTGTATTTATCCCCTTGGCTTCCTGGCCCTGCAGGACCGCATACACCAAGTATCGAAACCCAGACCTTTTACTTCCCTTGAAGGAAACGACTTTAACCATTTCAGCTTTAACTCATTCATATTGATAccttccaaaaccttaaaactccaattaccaaaacttagaatcaagtTCAATGACCTTAGGTCAACTCGTGAATTCAACTTCACATCTGtctcattttattcatgtGTCCTAGACATGAAGTGTTCTTAGCACCACGACACGGTGGCTATTAGAGTTTACTTGATCAATGTTATTCATCcatatttaaggttactacacCAATCATTCTACACCGTTTGGTTTCCCTTCAAGCTCACGTCACaatttccataaccatttatatcctcttgtgcttatcacatataataagtaaaatatatattttcaaattcatctcatcctATTCAATCTAGCCTGACGTAACCTAACTCAGGGCCACGCAGTGTTAGtgtgaatttcttaaaacaactttaaaatcgaaaactttaaaatccaaagctttaaaataaaaatctttgatctttaaaccaaGCTGTGATACTAATAAAATTGTCACGACCAGGAACTCCCCATCAGGCCCATGACAGCcaccgcgacgtctcgataggcactcattacttCGAATGTGGAtcgaaaccccgtaaggcttagcatcaacttccgcatctccccagtgagcgatagttattaaatctcgtatttcaagaaatcataagtcattttcaaatcaaaacaataaaatagtatttttggctcataagggcattttcgtcatttttcttcgaaaataccgaaaccctccaaaaacatggtgtaaatactaaatatgttcatacatactttaaatcagataagtgaagtataaaattacttttacagtgacacgtgggcccccaactgaccaagaaAGTGTAGGGCTACAAACctttactttctaggatgcaactccgagattaattcgcgtcttaatcaattatcaacaaactgtcctgagcctgaaaaatggataggaagaggggtgagattatgattacataatcctagtgagtaaacagacaccatctaaactatctaaaggcgagtaaagggagacaattaaaaataattcatgtCAGCAAATTTTCACAAcacaaatattcatttcaacgaaataatcaatatggctcgtgaatttctcaaaacttggctcatgccaaatcttGTACTTGGGGACAcctggaccaggggtatccaaccaagtccgccaaggttgtgaaaaattttatataatcataaaacttctttttatttaaaaaaaaaaagcagccgttccttggtgttgaTTGAGTCTCACTTCACATGGTGGTTAACGTGAaatgcactcaaaaagcccaccttaaaagataccctacgtgcctctACGActgaggtgagaatataaaggagtttatcgtgcccctctaataggttggtccacgaaACCccgccactgcagtagctaatctttattttttttaccacttgatttataaaatccttatctgcatgacatggcaatttatcgcaatctagcctctcaaggctgaatacatagtatatataattttgatacaaataccgactttggcattcatgctcacatattgttataagccatataatttaaaacacaatttataacacaagcaggtagtctccaattactctattttNNNNNNNNNNNNNNNNNNNNNNNNNNNNNNNNNNNNNNNNNNNNNNNNNNNNNNNNNNNNNNNNNNNNNNNNNNNNNNNNNNNNNNNNNNNNNNNNNNNNNNNNNNNNNNNNNNNNNNNNNNNNNNNNNNNNNNNNNNNNNNNNNNNNNNNNNNNNNNNNNNNNNNNNNNNNNNNNNNNNNNNNNNNNNNNNNNNNNNNNNNNNNNNNNNNNNNNNNNNNNNNNNNNNNNNNNNNNNNNNNNNNNNNNNNNNNNNNNNNNNNNNNNNNNNNNNNNNNNNNNNNNNNNNNNNNNNNNNNNNNNNNNNNNNNNNNNNNNNNNNNNNNNNNNNNNNNNNNNNNNNNNNNNNNNNNNNNNNNNNNNNNNNNNNNNNNNNNNNNNNNNNNNNNNNNNNNNNNNNNNNNNNNNNNNNNNNNNNNNNNNNNNNNNNNNNNNNNNNNNNNNNNNNNNNNNNNNNNNNNNNNNNNNNNNNNNNNNNNNNNNNNNNNNNNNNNNNNNNNNNNNNNNNNNNNNNNNNNNNNNNNNNNNNNNNNNNNNNNNNNNNNNNNNNNNNNNNNNNNNNNNNNNNNNNNNNNNNNNNNNNNNNNNNNNNNNNNNNNNNNNNNNNNNNNNNNNNNNNNNNNNNNNNNNNNNNNNNNNNNNNNNNNNNNNNNNNNNNNNNNNNNNNNNNNNNNNNNNNNNNNNNNNNNNNNNNNNNNNNNNNNNNNNNNNNNNNNNNNNNNNNNNNNNNNNNNNNNNNNNNNNNNNNNNNNNNNNNNNNNNNNNNNNNNNNNNNNNNNNNNNNNNNNNNNNNNNNNNNNNNNNNNNNNNgtaaatcactagcaaaatcaaagaaattttacctttgcttgatcaaatccttgaattccaacactttctctttgatttttcccacctagggtttgttcttccttggtttctcttctcttctggtttggctgatcactatgggagaaatgggctgatcgTTTACCTTTTtagaaagaaataataaaataataaaaacatgacacatggcatttccttattggttcaaattttaaatatttgacttttaattctttaattctccaccacacatttctcatgtttatccatttccatgatgaataaaatcccttggtcttgacaagtgtcgagggtgaaaatttacagatttgcccccgaggtggtaaaattaccatttcacccctatactccaaattataccgaaattataatttttcacttctaaacttcaaatcatactctaataagtcaaatggggccaaaaaatcttttctaaaaattctcattttatccccaagtggcaaatgaccattttacccctagatagtaaaaatttcggtttgactccaaattgatcctcgaactctgaattaccattttgggTCATCTAtaaactgtgaaactcttaatttcaccttaaaattcttatttgaactagttcgaggcttcatcgacttaatggtaccattaggggcaacaTCGttttttaacgattcctcaaacttcctaaatatgcaagcattctattgagcatgtaaatgacgtcgtaattattttatagaacaaggTTTGACAAACTTAGTCAGTTAGTGTTATGCCACCAATTCTTCCTTCTAATATCTACGTGGACCAGGTTGCGAAACACGGCACATGCTTCTTGCACAAAGTTAAAGcctaaaaatatgataataataaaaaaagttgtGTTAGATTATAAATTACAACAAAACTACTAATTTAAGATATTACACTACTCAAAAACATAAATCTATTCGGCAAGAATTTACAAGAATCCTTTTCGGATCTATttgaaattatcaattatggGATATTTGTTCcaattatatttcaaaatgTAGCATCAATAAGAAAGAGTTAGTGAACTTACCCATAGTAAACTATCATTGAAATGAAGTGATCAAACATTACTAATTCCATTAAACAAATTAGTTACAGCTTCAACGTTGACCACATTTGAAAATCCATACCCTATATCACTTATATCAGCCTTGACAAGAGAATTTAGGTTTACTAATGAATAGTTGTTTAATAGAATACCAGAGTATTTGAAGTAGACAAGACTTAGGGCATTAATGGCAACATGAAAAGGTTGATATGAGATATCACCACGATGAAGTAAATTCAATCTCTTCAGTGAAGGCTTACAAATATTAACTTTGTTAGACTTTTATATTGATGACAATAGTATATCAATAACTTTTCAAGCACAAGGCAACCAGACAAAAGCCTTCAAACTGGATCATCATCGACAAAGTCTACACTGCCAAGATGGAGAATCTTCAAAATTGGAAGGCAAACGTGAGTAGAAATGGTcataaaatagtaatataaACTTGTGGTTCCAATTTCACGAGCGTCTTATTTCTAAAGAGACTTGGAGGCAGCATACCACTAGAATTATCTTTAATGGACatctataaataaaattcttgaACACTTCACAGTAATGCAAAAGATATCCACCCAAAAAGTCAATAAGCGTCAAGATCTTTATATAATCCATGAAAATTGATATGAAATCTCTTAATACATTATGCATTATAAAACAACAACACTCTATTAGTAAATTTTATGAACCCATTTAAAAGGTGTGCTTCatgagaaaaatcaagagtagaaactgaagaaaaaagaaacctCCACCTACTTGATAAAATAGAGGTGCGAACTGCATCTTTCTGGAAGCAAGGACAAATATCATATAGCATTGAATATGGTAAACCACTAAGTTTGTCAATACTACTGTTGCCTTCAAGATGCCGAGCAATGGTTTTGGTGAGCTTGGGGTAGGTGGCAATTTggggattttgatttttaggtgtTTTGGATGAATCTCAAATGGTAGAAATGATTATAGAGGTTGATATAGCTTTTAATTGGATCAATTCGGGCCCTTAACCCAAATAAACctaagaatttgaaatttctaaaCCTAAGGTTTCTCATGagattttctttaatttttagatGAAATAGGTGTTTTTGATAAGGAAAATTACGTTTTGATTTATGTTGGATGTTTTCTATACTTGCATGCATACATTCATCATagtttggtttgatttttgttttcaatataGCTATATGATTGGTCACTTGTTAATATATCTATCTTTGAAATGGGCTTATGATATTGAcaatttctcacaatttccttttaATATAGCTATatgttgaaaagaaaatgttgtTGCTACACGCCCCGCCTGCATTAACAAATGTTGTTACTACACTCCATGCCAATGAATATATTACATGCCATACTAAGTTACTGACACTGTTATTACACACCATGCGTAAATTGAGTTGTTACATGCTACGCCTACGTCACcaaatgttgttacatgccatgctAACAAATagtgttgttacacgccatgcatgtACATGAGGTTGATTGAAAGCATCATACCAAGAAGCACTTGCATTCATTCTAGTATAAATAGCTATGTAATTCAGCATGTAAGTGAAGTAATTTGTAAGTCATTGTCAAAGTACAACAAAGTTATATGAATTCTAGAACTCTCATATTTTAGTGAATTCTAATTCTCTCATATCATTTCTAACATAAACCCCAGACCCTAAACCTTATTCCCACTTAGCCAATTCTGTTAAGATAAAACTAGTAATAGGAGACATTAAGATAAATCATTGGACATGGATCCACTTTTACTATGTTGTACTAGTTACTATGTTAACGGCGACGTTAAAGGCCCATTTGTCTCTCTAAACAACAAGCGAAGCTTCAAGGTTCTTGTACTATCTAAAATCCATCTGTAACAAAAACAATAATGCACATGTAAGCTACACGCAATGAACAGTTAACCAAGAGAATCTACACAccatttacaaaaaaataaatgttgttCATGCTATGCCTATAAATTCTTAGTTGTTACATGCAATGCCTAATGACTAAGTTTCACGCACCATACCTATAATTCCTGAGATGATACATGTAAAGCCTAAAATTCATTGGTTGTTACACTCCATATTGATGCACTTAGGGAAATCTCTAGAGTTGTTACACGTGCCATGCCCATTTTCTCTCAATATGTTACATGCCACACTAACAACATTTGACCTAAATGGGCGTAGCATGTAACATCTATGGGGAtttcaacaacttcaaacaacatttttcaacaaCATAATCAATGAATATGGCTACCATCACAACAAAAACTACTCCAAAAACACATAATATTATCAACAAGTTTCAATTAAAAGCAAGCATTGTAACCCCATCGACACAAAAAAAATAgcattcaaaaatcaaaacccaCTCAAAAAACACaccaaaaaattcaactttcaCTTACTTACCTCTTTATGCAGTTACGAACTTGTTTGCTATGAGTGATTACTTTGCTCTGAACTTGTTCAAACACTTTGCTAGCTTTGGGAATGAGGAATGAATTACATGATCGTTTAATATACCTGTTTTGTATTATGCTTGGCATTTagagtttatgaaaataaaacgGGAGAGGAAAAATCTTCTCATGTATTATGAGGAGGGTTTTTTCAAATGTCATGTAGCAAATTATGGGGAGGGCTAGTTTGAAAAGCGTGCACATGAATGAGGAGTGCGTGTGAATAAAGAGATTTCATTAAGGGCAATTTTGTCCCAATATATTTTctcttggctaaaaacagttaaaattatgggGAAggctatttttaaaaacaccTTATCTTTGAAGgctattttataattttggtcaagtaaaaaaactaaaaaaaaagccGAACCacgaaagaaataaaaatggaaaaaggaagaCTAAATAATACCCaactgaaattaaaataaaagaaatacaaaaaCAAACATTTATGTGTAATAGGTACAACACAACAATCATCGAAGCATTAAATAATAGCTCATAATCACTAGCAGCACTATGCAACAAGTACTAattctcattaaaaaaattataaaataagagcacaaatatgttttaaaatttgatgtAATGATTTTATACCATGACAAATAACCAAATGGAAATCATATGAAAGAGAAAtataaagaaatcaaaaaagGTTATTAGAGCAAGTaataattactatttttttacGTAGGTAAATCTTTTAgctttcaatatttttatcctATTGTGTCTTTTTTGTTTGCAACAAAAGCTATTAAAGAAGAaactattatgaaaataataataaattacatAAAGAATAACTAAAAAGGCTacctaaacaaaaaaaataaaacaaataatggaaggaaagcaaaaatgaaaacagatgaataaaaaagttgaaataagTCAATGCACTTTATAAACACGTTCATTGCCTGCCATAACACTAAGCCATAAATAATAGCTAAGCAAAGAGTCTATTAGCAAGGATTTTTAGTTTTAGCTAAAAAAAATCGAAACAAAGAAGTTAGCATGCATATCAATTGATTGCATAGCCAATGTTTAAACATGATATTTCTACTCCGATAAAGATATCTgcaattttaattcttttttctcttacaCATTA containing:
- the LOC108660671 gene encoding uncharacterized protein LOC108660671, which gives rise to MLYDICPCFQKDAVRTSILSSRWRFLFSSVSTLDFSHEAHLLNGVDFVDDDPRLNLLHRGDISYQPFHVAINALSLVYFKYSGILLNNYSLVNLNSLVKADISDIGYGFSNVVNVEAVTNLFNGISNV